The sequence acaaaaaataacatattcaaACATTTTTTGTAAAGCAATCGAAGCATGCTCATAGTGAGTGTCGAACTCGTTTACATGCAGTGGTTGATTGCATTCTTTTGCTATTACGACACGGACTTGATTTTCGtggtgatgatgaatctgaagacTCGAGCAATCAAGGTAACTTTCTtgcaattctaaaattttttgCCGATCATGATGATGACATCAGAGCAGTTTCATTGAGCAATGCTCCTGAGAATTTAAGAATAACATCACCTGATATTCAGAAAGATATTGTACGGGTTGTAGCTTTTGAAACTCTAGATGTCATCATTAAAGGAATTGGGGATTCAATGTTTTCTATTTTAGTTGATAAATCTCGTGATGTTTCTATTAAAGAGCAAATGGCTATTGTTTTACGGTATGTAGATAAAGATGGACATGTTATTGAACGTTTTGTGGGGATTGAACATGTGGCCAATACCACAACTTGTCACTTAAAGGTGCTATTGATAAATTATTTTCTAGATATGGATTGAGCATATCTAAATTGAAGGGACAAGGTTATGATGGGGCAAGTAATATGCAAGGAGAGTTCAAAGGTCTTAAAACTCTTATTTTGAAAGAGAATTCATCAGCCTTTTATGTTCATTGTTTCGCTCACCAACTTCAACTTGCTCTAGTAGCCGTGGCAAAGAAATATATTCTAGTCGACTATCTTTTTAGTGTGGTAACTAAGGTGATAAATGTTGTTGGATCTTCTTCCAAGTGTTGTGATATTCTTAGAGAAAAGCAAGATGTTGTTATTTCTGAAGCACTCAAGCGTGGTGAAATTGCAAGTGGAAGAGGGCTAAATCAAGAAACCAATCTTAAGCGTCCAAGTGATACTCATTGGGATTCTTATTATGCTACattggtaagtttaattaacttATTCTCTCCCATAAATGATGTTCTTGGAACAATAGCAGACGATGCTCGAGAATCTGAACAAAAGTGTGAAGCAAGTAATCTAATGGGTTTGATGTCGACATTTGATTTTATATTTAGTCTacattttatgaaattattgttGGGAATAACAAATGAATTGCCAAAAGCATTACAGAGAAAATATCAAGATATTGCAAATGCTATGAAATTAGTGGAAATTTGCAAGAAATGATTGCAAGCAATGAGAGACAATGGTTGGGATTTCATTCTTATTCAAGTCTCAACATTTTGTgctaaatataatatatgttcCTACTATGGATGATACATACATTGTACAAGGTCGATCACGACGTAATGCTCAAGAAATGACAAATTTACATCACTTTCGTGTGGAATTCTTTTATGCTGTCATTGATATGTAACTTCAAGAGCTAAATGAACGTTTCAAACGAGGTAAACACTGAACTACTTCCCTCTTTAGCTTCCTTGTGCCCTAGTGATTCATTTGAAGCTTTTGACAAAAAAAAGTTGATCCAATTTACTGAGTATTACCCCAAAGATTTTTCTACTGTTGAGCTTAGCATGCTCGATAATCAACTTGAAACTTACATTCTTGATGTAAGCTCCACTAAAAATTTCTTGGGTTTGAAAAGTATTGGTGATCTCGTTGAAAAAATAGTTGAGATAAAGAGGCATATTATTTATCCTCTAGTGTATCGACTAATTATATTAGCATTGATTCTACCTATTGTTACTGCTACAGTGGAAAGAGTATTTTCTTCTATGAATTTTGAAAAGTAGATTGCACAATCGAATGGGAGATCAATTTATGAATGATTGTTTACTTGTGAAAATTGAGAAAGACATCTCCAATAGTCTTGACAATGAAGTCATCATGCAGCGATTTCAAAACATGAACAGTCATCGAGgcagattgtaatttttattttattttttatgacaatgttttattttattttgttgaagatgaaaatttgaaaggatacatttatcaattatttttattagttgacttaatatttattcaagcccTCACCCAGCCAAATTTCTGGCTTCGTCAATGCACATTGAGCATGCTATTAACAATAACAATCAACAATAAATTCATGCTCATATTAGCCAAGATCAAACATTTAGCTTTAGAGTAAAACTTTATAATTAGCAAACATATCTCATTTAAGCTTTGATGTTATATCTTCAAGAGCTATGAACCATTGTCGATTTCATAAATCTCTTTGATCTACACACATGAAGAAAGACTAAAAAAACTTGGGTGTAATGAACACTACTTTTGATACCACTCTCAACACCATAGCCACACCACTCTCATGCCTTAATCGCAAAATAAGGAGCACAACCCTTTTATAAGGAATTATAAGCCAATTGGGCCTACATGCCCAATGTGAGAGAATTAATTATCTTGGCCCAATGGGCTGACCAAAGACGTTTTAGAGCGTGTCCATGGGCCTCAAGCGCGTTTTGAGGGTCATCCTGAGCCATCTCCTGCCTCCTGGTTCGTGAGTTGCGAGGTTTGCCTCGTGGTCTCCTCACTCCAAGATCAGGTTGGGTTTGTGCGTTGTTTTCTTGTGCCGCCCTGGCTGCGGCTATCTCCCGTTCTAACTTAGCATTTCGTCAGTTTGCCTCCTCCAAGCGGCGCCTGAGATGACGATTTTCTAACTCGACAATCAGCACATATCTCGTGGGATCATAGGCACCATCATCCATGGGTTGAGCACCACCAACACCTGTGTTGGGTACTTCATTCCCTGTTTCTGGATTTTGGCCACCTTCACGTTTGGTCTTTCTTGAATGTGTGGACTGTGTAGATCGTGTTGCCCGTGAATTGGGAGGCCTCTGTGAGCCCATTGGCTCTTTTCTAGAACGGTGAGTAGTCTCTTCAGGATGAGTATCATCATTTTCCTCGTTATTAGCCATGGAgaaagatttttcttttggttAGGAGGGTTTTTTCTGAGCCTTTTTCACCTAGGCTCTCAATGAATGCACCAAGTTGTTAACACAAATTTTTGTTAACGATAATAAGCCTATTTTTGTGATAAGTTTTGCACATAAATTATAGAAAgtaaaagaagaaaatataacATAGAGCTTTTTACGTAGTTTTGCAATTAAAattttgcatagtccacgagtcaatcttattctgATACAAACTAGGGTTCTTTTTTCTCAaggatttttcctttttttttttcagtacattctgcccctatttatagtGACATAGGGTGGCATTTAATTACAATCAAATTCAAATCCCACAATAATATTTCCCTGAAATCGTGGGCCTTAATTATGATACACATAAATAAATGcggttattatttaaaaatcataCAGCTGTGATTTATCCGCTTTTACTGGATCAATACTAACGTAGATTTAGATACGCTGCAAAGTGTATCTCGTTGAGGCATCTCGCTGGGAACTTGAATAGCAACAATAATCCTGGCAGCGAGATGGAGCTTTTTCCGTGTCTTTCTGAGGTTTATAATGTAAATCCCGTCTTTTCTGCGATTGAAGACATAACGCTCCATCTATCAATCGCAGTTCTTGATGACAAGGTGAACTTCAGTAGTcaacatcatttgaatgtcagcTTCTGTCTGAGAGAGCTGACTCGACGGAGCAGTGGATCTCCTTTGAAAGATGTTTGGAGTTGATTAATGAAGGTACCATGAGTATGCCTTCCTATGGAGAGATGGATGCCTCGCTATCCGTCACTTAGGTTCTTCCAGCTGTGATACTTAGTTAGTACAATGtatattatacgctaagtgttctAACAGTCAACATGACTCGTCATCACCTTTTTATACGCAGCGAGGTTGGTGCCTCGCTATGCATTATTGATGTCATCCTTATGATTGTGTCTTCTAACGCGAAATGATTTCTCGTCAATGCGTGAATCAATAGTTCGTACATCCTTGTCTCGCTTAAGACTATACAGTCAACAAGTTATAGATATGTTCTATTAACTCTtaatttaatgagttattccattttaaTATGTTTTGATATAATTACCATTATATTCGTTGACACGTGTCATCCTCTGAAGTGCCAGTCGAATTTCGTGTATaacagatatatatattttaacaacTGACTTTGTagaaatatatgtgtataataaataaattaatcaataattataatatttttttttttaaatgaaacttTATTAAACAACACCAACAAACTTACAAAGAATTGGAGAGGTCAGCCTTACAAACTATAGCTAACCAATCCAGAAAAGAATTGTAAAAAGAATGGGTTAATTTGTTTTCAAGGCTTCTCTTAGCTAAGCTATGAGCACCTACATTATGAACTCTTTTTACATTAATGAACTTTGTACAAGAAGAAAAACCAGGGTGTCTCTTAATTTGATTTACAATCGGCTGAGCAGTACCAAGAAAGCTGTCATTTGCTGAGATATCATCTACCAATTGCTTGCAGTCCGATCTGATCTCATAAGTGTTGTGCATGGTCTTCGGCCTATCCTGCAGAGCAGCAACAACAGCTTTTGCTTTAGCAACTATTACAGGGCAGCAAATAGGGAGAAATTTCATGTCAGCAGAAACAATGTTGCCCGACCAATCACGCCAAATATAGCCCAGCCCCACCCCTGCTTGGTTCGGTTGGATGGCTGCATCACAGTGAACACAGTATGTGCCAACAGGAGGGGCCGGCCAATGATCTTTGGGAACAGCAGAGTGCACAGTAGTGATAATCCCTCTTTCACAGATATACTCATCTCTCGGGTAGCTGCTGAAAACCCAGTCCAGCAACCGAGCCCCGTTCATTTAAGGTTGATTGTTCCATTGCCTATTCCGATTTTCCCATATGGCCCAAAGTACTTTGATCACGTCTTCAAACTCCTCCCTAGCTAGCTTTTGTCTAAATTCCACTAGCAAATCCATCATGGAATGACCTCTACTTTCTTTGATTAACTTGTAGCAAGGCATAAGTTTCCACACTTTTTTGACTTTCTCACAAGTCCATAGGGCATGGGATAGGGACTCCTCAAACCTGCCACAATTATTACAAGTAGGGTCAATTTTCATACCTCTATGACATAAATTTGACTTTGCCGGGAGCCAATTTTGACAAATTTTTCATCCAAACAGCTTCATTCTTGGAGGCAAGTTTAGATTCCACCACATCTTACACCAAGCGTGTGTTTGATCCATGTCAGAGCAACGGGTAGGAGTAAGGTTTATCTCCCTAGCAACTCTATAGCCACTCTTCACTATGTAATGACCATTCGTAGAGAAAGGCCAAACCAGAATGTCTTCCGAGTGATTGTCTATTGGGGTCCCTAAGATCCAAGGAATATCATCCTTATGAAAGTACCTATTAAGTAAAGCCTCATTCCAATCTTCCTCGGTACTAAAAAGGCTATTCACTGTGACATTGGGGTTTGCATCCAATGGGCGGTGTATAATTGTTCCATTAGGCCGTGGCAACCACTTATCATGCCAAACTCGAATGGTTCTACCATTCCCAAGTCTCCAACGGGCTCCTTCGTTGATAATCTCCCTTCCCCACACAATTCCTTTCCATATGCAAGAGGCATTCGGGGGCCAATTTGCATTAAGAAAGGAAGAGTTAGGATAGTAACTATTTTTCAAAACTCTGGCTAATAAGGAGTAAGGCTTATGTATGAGGCGCCACCCTTATTTGGCCAAAAGAGCTTGATTGAACTCTGAGAGACTACGGAATCCCAAACCTCCCTCTTCCTTTGGTTTACACAGCTTGTCCCAAGTGCTCCAATGGAGTTTTTTATTCTCCTTTgtatcaccccaccaaaaattggCTGCCAAAGAGTGGAGATTTTTGATCAATTTCTTTGGAAGACGAAAGCAACTCATGAAATAGCTAGGAATAGCCTGGATCACCGCTTTTATAAGAATTTCTTTCCCCACTTGGGAGAACATGGATGCTTTCCAGCTCTTGagtttattccaaactttatcTTTGATGACCTCAAAACcctctttctttttcctccCTATAAAGCTTGGCAGCCCCAGATATATGGCATGATTAGTAACCAACCGAACCCCAAGTTTATTCGCAAGATGTTGACCCAACGGCTTGGATATACTGCTGCCCATGCTAACTTCCGACTTCTCAAGGTTAATCTTTTGTCCCGATAACCTTGTATACTGCTGGAATATTTGTGTCATAGTCGCACATTCTTTCCCCTTCCCTTCAAAGAATACAAAACTATTGTCCGCAAAGAAAAGATGAGACACTTTAACATTATTCTTACCAAACCGAACCCCAGTTATTTCTCCAGCCCTCTCGGCCTCTTGTATTAGGCATGAAAGGCCCTCCGAGCAAATAAGGAAGAGGTATGGGGATACAGAATCACCTTGGCGAAGACCCCGGGATGGATGGAAGTTTCCAAATCTTTCCCCATTGATCAAAACCGAAAAGGAGACACTAGTTACACACCTCATGATTTTCTCAATCCAAACCTCATCATATCCCAACCCTCGCATCATAGTCATAAGAAAGCTCCACTCAACCCGATCATATGCTTTGGACATGTCTAACTTTAAAGCCATTTTCTTCCCATTACCAAATCTTCTCGTCTTCATACAATGGAGGCTTTCATACCCGATGATAGCATTGTCTTGGATTAGCCTTCCACCTACAAACGCGCTTTGAACCTCGGAGATGGCTTGATGAAGACTATGTTTCATACGACCCGCTAAACACTTCGCCACTATCTTATAGACCACATTGCATAAACTAATGGGTCGAAATTCTGACATCTGGGTAGGTTTTGGGAGTTTCGGGATAAGACATATGAGGGTGTCATTAATATCTTCAACACTCTTCCCCTCATTAAGAATTCTCAAACATACTGTAGTGACCTCTTTTCCAATGATCGGCCAAAACTTTCTATAAAATAGACCCGGCATGCCATCATTGCCTGGGGCTTTGTGAGGATGAATAGCTCTCATAGCTTGTAATACATCGTCCTTTGTAAAAGGAGCAATAAGGTACTCATTGGTTTCCCGGGAGATTTTGTTCGGCACAATGCTTTGAAACTCCTTTAATTCAGCTTCGGAAGCAGGTTGGGCAGTGAACAATTGTTGGAAGTAGTCGCAAGCCACCCGTCCCACCATTCTATTTCCGGATACCCAACGAGCATTTTGATCTAGCAATCCCGTAGTCgaattcttcttcttccttgaattcgCTTTCTTGTGGAAAAACTTTGTATTTCGGTCCCCTTCCTTTAGCCATAAAGCTCGACTTCTTTGTTTCCAAAATTTCTCCTCTTTGTCCAAGTACACATTGTAAGTCCGCTCCAAATCCTTCAATTGACTCCAACCCTTACTAATAGCTTGTTTAGATAAGGTGGCAATCTTATCTTCAAATTCCTTTATCCTCATAGTCATTTCCTTCTTGCGTGACTTATTCCAATTGTTAAGGGCTGCTCCGCATCTAGCCAATTGGTCTTTTAGCTCCCTAGGCGTGGTACTTGTAGTGCCAGCCTCTCAGGATTGCGTAACCAACTCCAAACAAGTTTCTTCCTCTGCCCATGCATGTTCAAAATGAAACCGAGAGTGTCATCGAACGCCCTTAACTCCATCCAGTTTTTGTTTAGCACAAGTGAGGAGTAACAGACAATGATTGGAATTAATTCGTTCAAGATGGAAGACTTTTGCATCAGGaaacatatcaaaccagtcagAATTCCCACAAGCACGATCCAATCTCTCAAAGATAAGGTTGTTTTGTCTCCCATTGCACCAAGTGTACAAGTTTCCTTCAAACTCCACTTCCCGAAGATAACACTCATCTAAAGCTTTCCTGAAATTATTCATGAGATATCCTGGTTTTGGTTGTCCTACCATCTTCTCTTTTTTCCTCAGAATCTCATTAAAATCTCCCCCAACCAGCCATGGTCCCGAGTACATCCTACCGACCCTATTAAGAAGTGTCCAAGAATCACATCGTTTACTTGGATCCGGGTCTCCATAAAAGCTTGTAAACCTCCACCCTTGATCCTCTTCTTTCCTAATGAAAGAATTAATATGGAAAGAGGAGAAAGAAAGAACATTGCAAGTCACCTTTTCTGACCACATCAGAACAAGTCCACCACTTTTGCCTTTGGCCTCCACAACAAAACAACCAACAAAACCCAAAGCAACACGCGAATTTTCAGCTCTCACCTTATTAAGTCTAGATTCCGATATGAAAACCAAATCCGGACACCAACGCTTCACTAGGGACTTCAAAGTACGGATCGTCCAAGGGTTCCCTATCCCTTGAACGTTCCATAATAAGGCATTCATGGCTGAAGGCGACCCCGACTCGCAGGGTTCGCCTCTTCCAAATTCTGAGCAATTGTCGAATCTCTATTTTGAGAAACTTTAATCGGTTTGTCATCTTTCCAGCCCTTTCTTTTCTTTGCATCTTTCTTCACAACCACTTTTCTTCTTTGCTCTTTGGGGATAGAGTTCTGACCCGAGCCAAAGGCAAAGGGGAGACTTTCCTTCAACCCGGGTATGTCCATTGAGAAACTAATCGGTACATCAATTAGAGTTTGGCTTTCATTCATCACAATTGGATTGTTTGCTGTCCTTTAAAGTTTACCAGCCCCCACTACTTCTCGATTCTCCAGCAATCTTCGTTCCCACGCCCATCTTGCAACATAGCATTTTCCTCCAACCCGGTTTCCTCCTGTTGAGGCCTCTCTGTTATTGAAGTTTGCAGCGTGTTTGTCTCCTTTGTACCCTGGTGTTGGCCTTTCCCCTTTGTTGCTTCGCTTCTCAATTGCACATTCTCATCCCCCTCATTCGATAATGGGTCAAAGGAGTTGCTAATACATAGGTTTAGATTCAGCCTAGTCACACCTTGTGGGCTCTGTTCTTGTGAAATTACTTCTTCTGTATTGCCACCCTTTACCCTATGGAATCCATCTCTAACCCCATTTTCAACTTTCAGCCATGTCCCATACGCCATTGCCGTCGTACCATTCTCCCCTGTGATTTCCTTAATGTCAAGAGAACAATCTTTTTGACTATGACCAATCCATCCACATCGAAAGCACATAAATGGTagttcatcatacttaaatgcCACCCACTTATTGGAGCCACTACACGGTAATAAATAGCCATGGCACACCGGTTTGGTTATTGACATCCATACCTGAAACCTAAAGAAACCATCCGCCACCATTCGAGATACATCAGAATTCTGGACTGTAATAACCGAACCTGCCATTGATGCAAGTCTTAAAGCGTTTTTCTCTGTCAGATAATCAATTGGTACCCCCAAAGCTCTGCCCCAAATTGGGAATACATTCACATCATTCTTCCAAGATTCACTAGAGTTCCCCATCTTACCCAAAATCAGCAACCCATTCGATAAATACCACGGCATTCTTGCTAAGATTCGAGATTGAGTTTGTTCTGAATTAAAAGAAAAGGTAAGGAACATACCGGTGCTGCATTTTTCTTGAATCTTTATGTTCCATTTTGATTCCTTCAATCTCCATATTCGCCCCAGCAGGTTCTTCAAGAAGCCCCTGCTATGATCCACCTTCGAACATAATCTCCCCCGTAAATTGAATTTTGCAATCATGGTGGAAAGACTGTGATCCACCTCCCATTCTTCTTCATCCGAGACATGAAGTTGATTGGTTTTAGCTAGCAGTTCTTCCATAGCAATGGCGAGTACACACCAGTCCGATCACCGGAATCCCTTCGTTGCCGAGGGAAATAGAATGGCCAAACCCCACACCCCGAGCCCTAGCAGAGAGCTCGCGAAAAAAACGTTagtgttatattttaattagtataattcccaataattataatttattgagttcaaaataattagaaaaattaagactctaaaatattaatttattttcatgttattaagagttaaaaaataaaattttaaataggtACTcactattaaaaatattaaaatttaaaatttgatataattttataacttaattatcatgaaataaaatacattaaataaaatacaaccgTACGTAGTGACGGACAcactaataattaaatatcttctatttagttaaataattatacaacaaaatagtaaaaagcccccacaaaataattataattttaatgtaaagtaaataataaatatttttataacaattaagCCCCCACAGATTAAAAATTCTGAGTCCATCACCGCACGCGAAACTCGAATTATTTCCTAATTTAATATGTTATTGGTTTGTAGTGATTAAATGTAACAAATCGATGGTTGAGTAATATGGCAATATC is a genomic window of Cannabis sativa cultivar Pink pepper isolate KNU-18-1 chromosome 9, ASM2916894v1, whole genome shotgun sequence containing:
- the LOC115723770 gene encoding uncharacterized protein LOC115723770, with the protein product MKRYFKSIQESSTSMGKSDGIVKSSCVDVNTYLEELESDPRLRIPILDHPLKVHDQVRRAYMQKDPCQPHLKPFPSEKVGPQSRAFNGAWYADYQDWLEYSVSKDAAFCLYCYLFKEDFGGQSGGDAFVSKGFRNFKLAKSRLHTHVGKPFSAHNTARKMLVDCILLLLRHGLDFRGDDESEDSSNQGNFLAILKFFADHDDDIRAVSLSNAPENLRITSPDIQKDIVRVVAFETLDVIIKGIGDSMFSILVDKSRDVSIKEQMAIVLRYGLSISKLKGQGYDGASNMQGEFKGLKTLILKENSSAFYVHCFAHQLQLALVAVAKKYILVDYLFSVVTKVINVVGSSSKCCDILREKQDVVISEALKRGEIASGRGLNQETNLKRPSDTHWDSYYATLVSLINLFSPINDVLGTIADDARESEQKCEASNLMGLMSTFDFIFSLHFMKLLLGITNELPKALQRKYQDIANAMKLVEICKK